Proteins encoded in a region of the uncultured Sunxiuqinia sp. genome:
- a CDS encoding two-component regulator propeller domain-containing protein: protein MRFKYLSVFLLSLLPFFCHAQDEVHFSHLGMENGFTNSKANTIIQDKKGFIWVGTWNGLNRYDGYNCTTFQPNFHDSTSISNREIIELMEDSKGNIWIGTSNGLNCLDPQTGRFKNFKFGNRILSLCEGRDNSIWIGTWNGGLFNLNPSTGETKHYLASDIVSDVHIDSRNILWAATYYGLIKFDLAKDSFTRYLSGPSPNSLSNSVVTQIIESSPGQFWVGSWGGGLTRMDVSDDGKEIHFTQYQSNSGEGSLNASVISKLYYDQFDNLWIGTRTDGVRLLKKDQQQLPPSKAHFISYREESDNSESLSGNGISSILVDRSGVLWLGAASIDCAPIVESGISRYALPRDQDDPLQKNYIKAIAEFDNQLWIGANNILFQYELTNGKYVFRKQYRRPEYQIGQSTYSATAILDLAADSTGLWVGTDDAGLVYYSFTSDFLLNQSKKKVFNQLTKPSIPGNKVSSLTISNKYPGVVWVGTMQNGFVKLALNKDGSYETKSYYSNSSPKSITDNNIRTIFEDKSGKVWIGTQHGLNSFEPDGDSFEHFLYSSSNPNSINDNVINTISQDSFGNLWVGTNSGLNKRISIAGERALQKTVFKGFPDVNYLRNEIVTNLLEDESGQLWIRLYRGFIKYNAEKDSVTGEYFTRNYENIRFERNTALKFNDGRFILGNGSGFLSFYPDSMFKKTVYPEVVITDFQIYNESLNSTGELRSEHNLTSSIPYTDHVQLSYKDKMITFVFSAMDYKNPNKNSYFYKLEGFDNQWNSVGARNSATYTNIPHGNYTFKVKARNSDGFWSEGEKTLKISVSPPWWKTVWAYLFYGFVFAGLLYFFNKFSLIRAQEKSTMKFEKMKTEEMTRLNELKSFFFTDITHELKTPLTLILGPARELSADRNLGSYAAKQAGLIENSALKLLRLVNQLMEFRKIEKGVMDELFAQRCDISQMLQDTYRFFVPMADSRKIDFTIQLDNEAIIAYVDPDKLEKVIFNLISNAFKYTRDNSFIALKATLKSEGSGKSVVIEVEDSGIGIANEHKEKIFDRFYQINQIRTQSTGGIGLYMAKALVEQHGGKIVVESELGKGSCFKLSIPVDPNLVKNPLQGAQPLETEKSDEKAMLLDNSEMGADSLDTNGKKPVILIVEDDGDLNDFLVSGLESEFKIIRAFNGKEALELAKKEIPDLILTDVMMPEMDGFEFCRIVRKNINISHIPVVFLTAKTMQEDEVKGLKLGAVDYIYKPFNLVALKLKIHNILHSQKQMQDRLRTEQILKPETVELSSLDEIFLKEAVESVQNNLDNPKFDVEAFSNELKVSPNQVYRKIKALTGQTAKEFIRNQRLKIAADLFLQHKRSISEVIYMVGFTSPSYFTRCFKEFYGCTPKEYIERNASS, encoded by the coding sequence ATGCGCTTTAAATATTTGTCTGTTTTTTTGTTGTCACTTTTACCTTTTTTTTGTCATGCCCAAGATGAAGTTCATTTTTCGCATCTGGGAATGGAGAACGGTTTTACCAACAGCAAAGCAAATACAATTATTCAAGACAAAAAAGGTTTTATTTGGGTTGGAACCTGGAATGGTCTGAACCGATATGATGGTTATAACTGCACAACTTTTCAACCAAATTTTCACGACTCAACTTCCATTTCAAACCGAGAGATTATTGAACTGATGGAGGATTCTAAAGGCAATATTTGGATAGGAACATCAAATGGTCTGAATTGTCTGGATCCGCAAACTGGACGCTTTAAAAACTTTAAATTTGGAAACCGCATACTTTCCCTTTGTGAGGGGCGCGATAACAGTATCTGGATTGGAACATGGAACGGAGGATTGTTTAACCTGAATCCTTCAACCGGTGAAACAAAACATTATCTGGCAAGCGACATTGTCAGCGACGTACATATCGATTCACGCAACATTTTGTGGGCGGCTACCTATTATGGGTTGATTAAGTTTGATTTGGCGAAGGATTCTTTTACTCGTTATTTGTCCGGACCTTCTCCAAATTCACTCAGTAATTCAGTGGTTACGCAGATTATAGAGTCATCTCCTGGACAGTTTTGGGTTGGTAGTTGGGGCGGCGGTCTTACCAGGATGGATGTCTCTGATGATGGGAAGGAAATTCATTTTACCCAGTACCAATCTAACTCAGGGGAGGGAAGTCTTAATGCAAGTGTTATTTCAAAACTCTATTACGATCAATTTGACAACCTTTGGATTGGTACGAGGACAGATGGGGTACGTCTGTTGAAGAAAGATCAGCAACAACTTCCACCTTCTAAAGCACATTTCATCAGCTATCGGGAGGAATCTGACAATTCTGAGAGCCTTTCAGGAAACGGGATATCATCCATATTGGTGGATCGAAGCGGGGTTCTTTGGTTGGGAGCAGCGAGCATTGATTGTGCTCCGATTGTAGAAAGTGGAATTAGCCGTTACGCACTTCCCAGAGATCAGGATGATCCGTTACAGAAAAACTATATTAAAGCAATAGCGGAGTTCGACAATCAGCTCTGGATTGGTGCCAACAACATCCTTTTTCAATATGAGCTGACGAATGGAAAGTATGTTTTTCGCAAACAATACCGTCGTCCCGAATATCAAATAGGACAATCAACTTATTCGGCAACTGCCATCCTCGATTTAGCGGCCGACTCTACAGGCTTGTGGGTAGGCACCGACGATGCCGGTCTTGTTTATTACAGTTTTACTTCGGATTTTTTACTAAATCAGAGTAAAAAGAAGGTTTTCAATCAACTGACAAAACCATCCATTCCTGGAAATAAAGTTAGCAGCTTGACTATTTCGAACAAATATCCGGGGGTTGTTTGGGTCGGTACGATGCAAAATGGTTTTGTAAAACTGGCTCTAAATAAAGACGGAAGCTATGAAACAAAGAGCTACTACTCGAACAGTTCACCAAAATCTATTACAGACAATAATATTCGGACAATATTCGAAGATAAGTCAGGAAAGGTCTGGATTGGAACACAACACGGTCTTAATAGCTTTGAGCCTGACGGTGATTCTTTCGAACATTTTCTCTATTCGTCTTCAAACCCTAATTCCATAAACGACAACGTAATCAATACAATCAGTCAGGATAGCTTTGGTAATTTGTGGGTAGGCACCAACTCAGGGCTCAACAAAAGAATATCGATTGCGGGAGAGCGCGCATTGCAAAAAACAGTATTTAAAGGATTTCCTGATGTTAATTATTTGAGGAATGAAATTGTGACAAATCTGCTCGAAGATGAATCGGGGCAGTTGTGGATTCGCCTATATCGAGGCTTCATAAAGTATAATGCTGAAAAAGATAGTGTTACGGGTGAATACTTCACCCGTAATTACGAAAATATTCGTTTCGAGCGGAATACTGCTTTAAAATTCAATGATGGTAGATTTATCCTTGGAAATGGAAGCGGTTTCCTGAGCTTCTATCCGGATAGTATGTTTAAGAAGACTGTTTATCCGGAGGTTGTGATTACCGATTTCCAAATTTACAATGAAAGCCTTAATAGTACCGGAGAACTAAGATCTGAACATAATCTGACTAGTTCCATTCCTTATACAGATCATGTACAACTGTCGTACAAAGACAAGATGATTACATTTGTCTTTTCGGCAATGGACTACAAAAACCCGAATAAAAATTCCTATTTCTATAAATTGGAAGGGTTTGATAATCAATGGAACAGTGTGGGGGCTCGAAATTCGGCTACCTATACAAACATACCGCACGGCAATTATACCTTTAAAGTGAAAGCACGAAATAGCGACGGCTTTTGGAGTGAGGGGGAAAAGACACTCAAGATATCCGTTTCGCCACCCTGGTGGAAAACTGTTTGGGCTTACCTGTTTTATGGATTTGTGTTTGCCGGCTTGCTCTATTTCTTCAACAAGTTTTCATTAATTAGAGCGCAGGAAAAGAGTACAATGAAATTTGAGAAAATGAAAACGGAAGAGATGACTCGTTTAAATGAACTAAAATCATTTTTCTTCACAGACATCACCCATGAACTTAAAACTCCGTTAACCTTGATTCTGGGACCAGCACGAGAACTATCAGCCGACAGAAATTTGGGGTCTTATGCGGCAAAGCAAGCAGGATTAATAGAAAATAGTGCACTGAAGTTACTCCGATTGGTTAACCAGCTAATGGAATTCCGAAAAATTGAAAAAGGAGTGATGGATGAGCTTTTTGCACAGCGTTGTGATATCAGCCAAATGCTGCAGGATACCTATCGTTTTTTTGTGCCGATGGCTGATTCGCGCAAAATTGATTTCACGATCCAGCTTGATAATGAGGCAATCATCGCTTATGTAGACCCCGACAAATTGGAAAAGGTGATTTTCAATCTTATTTCAAATGCGTTTAAATACACCAGAGATAATAGCTTTATTGCATTAAAAGCTACATTAAAAAGCGAAGGTTCCGGAAAATCAGTCGTTATTGAAGTTGAAGACAGCGGAATTGGCATTGCCAACGAGCATAAGGAAAAGATTTTTGATCGCTTCTATCAAATAAATCAAATTCGTACTCAAAGTACCGGTGGTATCGGACTTTATATGGCAAAAGCTTTGGTTGAACAGCATGGAGGTAAGATTGTAGTGGAAAGCGAACTGGGCAAGGGGAGTTGCTTTAAGCTTTCGATCCCTGTGGATCCAAATCTTGTAAAGAACCCACTTCAGGGAGCGCAACCGTTGGAGACCGAAAAGTCAGATGAAAAAGCAATGTTACTGGATAATTCCGAAATGGGAGCAGATTCTTTGGACACGAACGGAAAGAAACCTGTCATCCTGATAGTGGAGGACGATGGAGATCTTAATGATTTTTTGGTCTCGGGTCTTGAATCCGAATTTAAGATAATACGTGCGTTCAATGGAAAGGAAGCGCTGGAGCTGGCTAAAAAAGAAATACCCGATTTGATTTTGACAGATGTGATGATGCCCGAGATGGATGGATTTGAATTTTGCCGCATTGTTCGAAAAAACATCAATATTTCACATATTCCTGTTGTTTTTCTCACTGCTAAAACCATGCAGGAGGATGAAGTTAAGGGGCTAAAGCTTGGAGCTGTCGATTACATATACAAACCCTTCAATTTAGTGGCACTAAAACTCAAGATTCACAATATCCTGCATTCGCAAAAGCAAATGCAGGATCGTCTTCGCACTGAGCAGATTTTAAAGCCTGAAACAGTTGAGTTATCCTCGCTTGATGAAATTTTCCTGAAAGAAGCAGTAGAATCGGTACAGAATAACCTAGACAATCCGAAATTCGATGTTGAAGCATTTAGTAATGAGCTCAAAGTAAGTCCGAATCAGGTCTACAGGAAAATAAAGGCACTGACTGGTCAAACAGCGAAAGAGTTTATCCGCAATCAACGCCTGAAAATTGCTGCTGATTTATTTTTGCAGCACAAACGTTCCATCTCTGAGGTTATTTATATGGTAGGGTTTACCAGTCCTTCCTATTTTACCCGATGTTTCAAGGAATTTTATGGTTGTACACCGAAGGAATACATTGAAAGAAATGCCAGCAGTTAG
- a CDS encoding glycoside hydrolase family 43 protein, whose amino-acid sequence MRKVKSTTTFKTQLACFALLAIVTLIRCSPESKEVKYNNSFKPGKICLDTDSVHINAHGGGILYHHKTYYWFGEFKTAGQGGNTAQVGVSCYSSTDLYNWKNEGIALPVSSEPGSDIEKGSVIERPKVIYNEKTGKFVMWFHLELKGQGYEAARTALAVSNNVTGPYTFVKSLRPNAQEWPFDYPEELKNKAYDTELKWWTPDWYKAIDEGMFMQRDFEGGQMARDMQLFVDDDGKAYHIHSSEDNLTLHISELTDDYQDFTGKYIRIFPGGHNEAPALFKKDGIYYLMASGCTGWDPNEARLFDAKSIWGPWKPLGNPCVGEEAHLTFHSQSTYILPVQGKKDAFIYMGDRWTPENPIDGRYIWLPIQFDESGKPVINWYDEWNLSIFDN is encoded by the coding sequence ATGCGGAAGGTAAAATCAACTACAACTTTTAAAACACAACTAGCTTGCTTTGCACTGTTGGCAATCGTCACACTGATTCGTTGCAGTCCTGAAAGTAAAGAAGTAAAATACAACAATAGTTTTAAGCCCGGAAAAATTTGTCTGGATACAGACAGTGTTCACATCAATGCACATGGAGGAGGTATTTTGTACCACCACAAAACCTATTATTGGTTTGGCGAGTTTAAAACAGCCGGACAAGGCGGTAATACTGCACAGGTTGGTGTTAGCTGTTATTCTTCAACGGATCTTTATAACTGGAAGAACGAAGGTATTGCATTGCCAGTCTCGTCTGAACCCGGATCTGATATAGAAAAAGGAAGCGTGATCGAACGTCCTAAGGTGATATACAATGAAAAGACCGGCAAATTTGTAATGTGGTTTCACCTGGAATTGAAAGGTCAGGGTTACGAAGCTGCGCGAACTGCATTGGCTGTCAGTAATAATGTTACAGGACCATATACCTTTGTGAAATCACTACGACCGAATGCTCAGGAATGGCCGTTTGATTATCCGGAAGAACTAAAAAACAAAGCGTACGATACCGAATTGAAGTGGTGGACACCAGACTGGTATAAGGCAATTGACGAAGGGATGTTTATGCAACGTGATTTTGAAGGCGGGCAAATGGCGCGCGATATGCAGCTTTTTGTCGACGATGATGGTAAAGCTTACCATATTCACTCTTCGGAAGATAACCTAACATTGCACATTTCTGAGCTTACAGATGACTACCAGGATTTCACCGGAAAGTATATTCGCATTTTTCCGGGCGGACATAATGAGGCTCCAGCTCTGTTTAAAAAGGACGGTATTTATTACCTGATGGCATCCGGATGTACTGGTTGGGATCCAAATGAAGCTCGCTTGTTTGATGCAAAGTCGATATGGGGACCATGGAAACCATTGGGTAATCCATGTGTTGGCGAAGAAGCTCATCTGACCTTTCATTCGCAAAGTACCTATATTTTGCCTGTTCAAGGTAAAAAAGACGCTTTTATTTATATGGGTGATCGATGGACTCCGGAAAATCCAATTGACGGCCGTTATATTTGGCTACCTATTCAGTTCGATGAAAGCGGGAAACCGGTTATCAATTGGTACGATGAATGGAATTTATCCATCTTTGATAATTAA
- a CDS encoding RagB/SusD family nutrient uptake outer membrane protein, whose protein sequence is MDFILDERARELFTEENRRITLMRTGTLIERAKLNTDSSIKGTISGLDPKLLLLPIPLSEIQRNKDVQWDQNPGYN, encoded by the coding sequence TTGGATTTCATTCTCGACGAACGTGCGCGTGAGCTATTCACTGAAGAAAACCGTCGTATTACACTTATGCGTACAGGCACTTTGATCGAACGTGCAAAGCTCAATACCGATAGTTCAATAAAAGGAACAATCAGCGGACTTGACCCGAAACTTCTCTTGTTACCGATTCCATTAAGCGAAATACAGCGTAACAAAGATGTACAATGGGATCAAAACCCAGGATACAACTAG
- a CDS encoding RagB/SusD family nutrient uptake outer membrane protein: MKLTVFSICFSVLSSYDGVGDDFVHPYGGRGNGRMRPSDWVKYQLYEDGDIRNSENNITRTFYYNAPGFSATVGIDANGFRVAADSPDAVKVIEVQEGDTAIIAASDTLEVAYPYTRKWDSFDPTDQWGWTNIKDFPMMRLGETYLFRAEARFKQDNSSGASDDINVLRDRAFKLSRQESGNTDLGKVNSSNITIGFHSRRTCA; this comes from the coding sequence ATGAAACTAACCGTATTTTCTATATGCTTCTCTGTTTTGAGTAGTTACGATGGAGTAGGTGATGATTTTGTGCATCCTTATGGAGGTCGCGGTAATGGTCGTATGAGACCAAGTGATTGGGTAAAATACCAATTGTACGAAGATGGTGATATCCGTAATTCGGAAAATAATATTACAAGAACATTTTATTACAACGCACCAGGATTTAGCGCAACAGTTGGTATTGATGCCAACGGATTTAGAGTTGCTGCAGACTCACCTGACGCCGTTAAAGTTATAGAGGTTCAGGAAGGTGATACAGCGATTATTGCAGCTAGCGATACCTTGGAAGTAGCGTACCCTTATACACGCAAATGGGATTCATTCGATCCTACTGACCAGTGGGGTTGGACCAACATCAAAGATTTCCCAATGATGCGTTTGGGTGAAACATACCTGTTTCGGGCCGAAGCCCGTTTCAAACAAGACAATTCATCCGGTGCTTCCGACGATATTAACGTATTGCGCGACAGGGCTTTTAAATTGTCTCGTCAGGAAAGCGGAAACACTGATCTAGGCAAAGTAAACTCCTCCAACATAACAATTGGATTTCATTCTCGACGAACGTGCGCGTGA
- a CDS encoding DUF4974 domain-containing protein, translating into MVFFDDPMEKVISRLENWYNVEIEVKDPQLLREHITGTFNDNSLQQVLHFLSLMSPLDYNFVATDENKQKVILSRK; encoded by the coding sequence ATCGTATTTTTCGATGATCCGATGGAAAAAGTGATTTCCAGACTGGAAAACTGGTACAATGTCGAAATTGAGGTGAAGGATCCGCAGTTACTAAGAGAGCATATTACCGGAACGTTCAACGACAATTCGCTGCAACAGGTTCTTCATTTTCTAAGCCTGATGTCTCCGTTAGATTACAATTTTGTGGCAACAGATGAAAACAAACAAAAAGTTATCTTATCAAGAAAATAG
- a CDS encoding FecR domain-containing protein, producing MLSILISSVYHFFSRQQIDTEVAIYQEVKAAYDTQTQLHLADGTNVWLNAGSRLSFPISFENQNERKVRLVGEGFFEVTKDSQHPFIVSTSDLDIKVLGTSFNVYAYESENEYESENEIIVALQKRKVSLLKTTNGSSKQILDLDPMQLASYRLNTNEIIHSLETDLNRYTS from the coding sequence ATGCTATCTATCTTAATTTCCTCTGTCTATCACTTTTTCAGCCGGCAGCAAATAGATACGGAGGTAGCCATTTACCAAGAAGTAAAGGCAGCATACGACACACAAACTCAGCTTCATTTAGCCGATGGAACAAACGTATGGCTAAACGCGGGTAGCCGCCTCAGCTTCCCCATTTCTTTCGAAAACCAAAATGAGCGTAAAGTAAGATTGGTAGGCGAAGGCTTCTTTGAAGTAACTAAAGATAGCCAACACCCTTTTATCGTGTCTACATCCGACTTGGACATTAAGGTGCTTGGAACCTCGTTCAATGTATACGCCTATGAAAGCGAAAACGAGTATGAAAGCGAAAACGAGATAATAGTGGCTCTGCAAAAAAGAAAGGTCAGCCTTTTAAAAACGACAAACGGCTCATCTAAGCAGATACTCGATCTCGACCCGATGCAGTTAGCTAGCTACCGGCTGAATACAAATGAAATTATACACTCACTAGAAACAGACCTCAATCGGTATACATCCTAG
- a CDS encoding sigma-70 family RNA polymerase sigma factor: MERRNQVDSIENLSSYLSFMVRNKCIDHIRKEPHHNELNTIIANKSNDHQADAQLLSHEFEEKLVPALPQLPDRCRIAFEYSRFEKLTYPEIAKKMGISVKAVEGLMSRSLKILRSKLKDYLPIVILIYRITH; the protein is encoded by the coding sequence TTGGAAAGGCGAAATCAAGTTGACTCCATTGAGAATTTATCTTCGTATCTATCATTTATGGTTCGCAATAAATGCATCGACCATATACGTAAAGAGCCACATCATAATGAATTAAATACGATTATAGCCAACAAGTCTAACGATCATCAAGCTGATGCACAATTACTATCTCATGAGTTTGAAGAAAAACTGGTGCCGGCACTCCCCCAACTACCCGACCGATGCAGAATTGCCTTTGAATACAGCAGGTTTGAAAAACTGACCTATCCGGAAATTGCAAAAAAAATGGGCATCTCGGTAAAAGCAGTGGAAGGACTAATGAGTCGATCATTAAAAATACTTCGTTCGAAACTAAAAGACTACCTGCCGATTGTCATTTTAATTTATCGGATAACTCACTAA
- a CDS encoding YwbE family protein → MEGTKRSNIQIESHVEIVQKHHQRTGELTDGYVVQILTKSPNHPHGIKVRLETGEVGRVKKIFEDD, encoded by the coding sequence ATGGAAGGCACAAAACGGAGCAATATACAGATTGAAAGTCATGTTGAAATCGTACAAAAGCATCATCAGCGAACAGGCGAGCTGACTGATGGGTATGTGGTACAGATTTTAACAAAATCACCGAATCATCCACATGGAATAAAGGTAAGGTTGGAGACCGGAGAAGTCGGTCGGGTGAAAAAGATTTTCGAAGATGATTAG
- a CDS encoding MOSC domain-containing protein, which produces MISGQAALNIAIKHTMKVQSTNIGQPVEIEWRGKKVRTGIYKYSTNSPLLLEQEDVKDDHVIDRRYHGGLDKACYIYGSNNYPFWQERYPNLDWQWGMFGENLTIKGIDESKIHIGDIYRLGGALVQVTQPRQPCFKLGIRMESQKAVREFFESPYPGVYVRVLENGMVAVGDEMIIEQSAPNNMNLSEVFALFTHEIDNVKKLQQAIEIPELAAACRKDLKKLLSFAIE; this is translated from the coding sequence ATGATTAGCGGACAAGCTGCACTTAATATTGCAATTAAACATACAATGAAAGTACAATCAACCAATATTGGCCAGCCTGTAGAAATCGAGTGGCGCGGCAAAAAAGTAAGAACAGGAATTTATAAGTATTCCACGAACTCTCCTCTATTATTGGAGCAAGAAGATGTCAAAGATGACCATGTGATTGATCGCCGCTACCATGGTGGACTGGATAAGGCCTGCTATATTTATGGATCAAATAACTATCCGTTTTGGCAAGAGCGTTATCCGAATCTGGACTGGCAGTGGGGGATGTTTGGTGAAAATTTGACGATTAAAGGAATTGACGAGTCGAAAATACATATTGGAGATATTTACCGACTTGGAGGTGCGTTGGTGCAAGTGACGCAGCCGCGTCAACCATGTTTTAAACTGGGTATTCGGATGGAAAGCCAGAAAGCTGTTCGTGAATTTTTTGAATCTCCGTACCCGGGCGTTTATGTTCGTGTTCTGGAAAATGGTATGGTTGCTGTCGGTGATGAAATGATTATTGAACAGTCGGCACCAAATAATATGAATTTGAGTGAGGTATTTGCCCTTTTTACCCACGAAATTGATAATGTTAAAAAGTTGCAACAGGCCATTGAAATCCCTGAACTGGCAGCAGCCTGTCGAAAGGATTTGAAGAAGCTTTTGTCGTTTGCCATAGAATAG
- a CDS encoding thioredoxin domain-containing protein codes for MEKHQYTNQLIHETSPYLLQHAHNPVNWMPWGDDALEKAKKENKLLLISIGYAACHWCHVMEHESFEDWAIAQVMNEYFVCIKVDREERPDIDQIYMTAVQLMTQRGGWPLNIIALPDGRPFWGGTYFMKDVWMNTLLQVHNFYQENPDKTVDYAERLKQGISDSNLIPVSKKGEDITVEHLKQAVQHWQSNLDYQEGGNAGAPKFMMPNNLSFLLRWAHQTNDVDILEYVETTLSKMAMGGIYDQAGGGFARYSTDANWKVPHFEKMLYDNGQILSVYAQAFKKTKNPLYAEVINQTIDFLKREMRSPEHGFYSSLDADSEGEEGKFYVWKKQELEQLLKDEFELFSKYYNINANGYWEDGNYILLRHQTDKAFADEHELSLSDLKDQVKSWQTTLLKERESRIRPGLDDKILSSWNALAISGLVDSYQALGNTEFLELAEKNMRFIKEKQMGSDGSLKHSYKNDISKINGFLEDYALMIQALLDLFETTGNIPYLEDAKLLTNKTFEQFYDSEKSIFYFTPKSQTDVINRSIEVHDNVIPASNSVMANNLFRLGHLTANQDYLKIAERTVSKMVDDFINYPGGYSNWLHVALDFTDKHFEVVLTGEDVIEKLKKLQENYLPNCLFCAGAADKQLPLLKNRIVNGQTFIYICQNNTCRLPVESTKDALQIVATDE; via the coding sequence ATGGAAAAGCATCAATATACCAACCAACTAATTCACGAAACTTCGCCATATCTGTTACAACATGCTCACAATCCGGTAAACTGGATGCCTTGGGGAGATGATGCGCTTGAAAAAGCAAAAAAAGAGAACAAACTGCTACTTATCAGTATTGGTTATGCTGCTTGCCATTGGTGTCATGTTATGGAGCACGAATCGTTCGAAGACTGGGCTATTGCTCAGGTAATGAACGAATATTTCGTTTGCATTAAAGTTGACCGGGAGGAACGGCCTGACATTGACCAGATTTATATGACAGCCGTGCAGCTGATGACTCAACGTGGCGGCTGGCCACTCAATATCATTGCGCTGCCAGATGGACGACCATTTTGGGGCGGCACTTATTTCATGAAAGATGTCTGGATGAATACACTGCTGCAAGTGCACAATTTCTATCAGGAAAATCCTGATAAAACAGTCGACTACGCCGAACGGCTAAAACAAGGAATAAGCGATAGCAATCTAATTCCGGTTAGCAAAAAAGGTGAGGACATTACCGTTGAGCACTTAAAACAAGCTGTTCAACATTGGCAGTCGAACCTTGATTATCAAGAAGGAGGCAATGCAGGAGCTCCTAAATTTATGATGCCCAATAATCTCAGTTTTCTATTGCGATGGGCTCATCAAACCAATGATGTTGACATATTGGAGTATGTTGAAACAACCTTGAGTAAAATGGCAATGGGTGGAATTTACGACCAAGCTGGAGGAGGATTTGCCCGCTATTCAACTGATGCGAATTGGAAGGTCCCTCATTTTGAAAAAATGCTTTATGACAATGGCCAAATACTTAGCGTTTATGCTCAAGCATTCAAAAAAACGAAAAATCCATTATATGCTGAAGTAATCAATCAAACCATTGACTTTCTAAAACGGGAGATGCGTTCGCCTGAACATGGATTTTACTCTTCATTAGATGCCGATAGTGAAGGTGAAGAAGGTAAGTTTTATGTATGGAAGAAGCAGGAGCTGGAGCAACTGTTGAAAGACGAATTCGAGCTGTTTAGCAAGTACTACAATATCAATGCAAACGGTTATTGGGAAGATGGCAATTACATATTGCTACGTCATCAAACCGATAAGGCTTTTGCCGACGAACACGAATTAAGTTTAAGCGACTTAAAAGATCAAGTAAAAAGCTGGCAAACAACCTTGTTAAAAGAACGCGAATCACGTATCAGACCGGGGCTGGATGACAAAATACTAAGCTCATGGAATGCGTTGGCAATATCTGGCTTAGTTGATTCGTATCAGGCATTGGGCAATACCGAGTTTTTGGAGCTGGCTGAAAAAAATATGCGATTTATAAAAGAGAAACAAATGGGTAGTGATGGTTCTCTAAAGCATTCTTATAAAAATGACATCAGTAAAATAAATGGTTTTCTGGAGGATTACGCGTTGATGATTCAAGCCTTGCTTGACCTGTTTGAAACGACCGGAAACATCCCCTATTTGGAAGATGCCAAGCTACTGACAAATAAAACCTTTGAGCAGTTTTACGATTCCGAAAAATCGATTTTCTACTTTACACCAAAATCTCAAACAGATGTCATTAACCGAAGTATAGAAGTACACGACAATGTTATTCCGGCTTCAAATTCGGTCATGGCCAACAACCTGTTTCGTTTAGGGCACTTAACTGCCAATCAGGATTACTTGAAAATAGCAGAACGTACGGTTTCAAAAATGGTGGATGATTTCATAAACTATCCGGGAGGTTATTCCAACTGGCTTCATGTAGCACTCGATTTTACCGACAAGCATTTTGAGGTCGTCCTAACCGGGGAGGATGTGATTGAGAAGCTGAAAAAGTTACAGGAAAATTATCTTCCAAATTGTCTCTTTTGTGCAGGCGCGGCGGATAAGCAGCTTCCGTTATTGAAAAACCGGATTGTAAACGGGCAAACATTCATTTACATTTGTCAGAATAACACTTGTCGGCTTCCGGTTGAAAGTACAAAGGACGCTTTACAGATAGTCGCTACCGACGAATAA
- a CDS encoding PhzF family phenazine biosynthesis protein: MEQVNPNFGTLSETEARGIIITAPGKEADFVSRFFAPGVGIDEDPVTGSAHTTLAPYWADRLDKNELSAKQISERGGKLQCILKGNRVLIAGKARTYLQGKIFA; encoded by the coding sequence ATGGAACAAGTGAATCCCAATTTTGGAACTTTATCAGAAACCGAAGCTCGCGGAATTATCATCACTGCCCCCGGGAAAGAAGCTGATTTTGTTAGCCGTTTCTTTGCTCCGGGGGTTGGCATCGATGAAGATCCTGTAACTGGATCAGCCCACACAACACTCGCCCCTTACTGGGCTGACAGACTGGATAAAAATGAATTGTCGGCAAAGCAAATTTCCGAACGCGGAGGAAAACTACAGTGCATCTTAAAAGGCAATCGCGTTTTAATCGCCGGCAAAGCCAGAACTTACCTCCAGGGCAAAATCTTTGCTTAA